Proteins encoded together in one Candidatus Xianfuyuplasma coldseepsis window:
- a CDS encoding DNA polymerase III subunit alpha — MNFTHLNIQTNYAMNGSNIRIEELVQTAVSYGYSCLAITDPHLYGAVKFYKACKKHNIKPLIGLRLMVEGLFPDSTNTLLVYAKNQKGYSNLLKLASISSQRPLTFTELKQRNQGIIGIVVTDQSEVYGAYQNQQKQVINEFVSWLNTHLEEGYVGLSKDMEFNTYMNGKVPLVAIPPVRYMHKEDRDVMDVLRQIFNVQSQDVLGQVTNASFTRKEDVQRQFKGFDKAIETAHNIAESCMIELDFNTTHLPAYPIKQEVSAKDYLSALAHKGLAKRLHQQSVDKKQYVDRLNYELSVIDSMGYNDYFLIVWDFVRYAKQQGVLVGPGRGSAAASLVSYCLGITNVDSLEYNLVFERFLNPERITLPDIDMDLPDDKRDDIIRYVRDLYGMNNVSMICTFGTFLSKSAIRDTARILGVEGILLNQIIKETNNFSNIKDMIQESTVIQNMMTQSPQAKELLMIASKIEGLHRHVSTHAAGIIVTGDDMTNYTAVQPGLLDMFQTQYEAKDLESLGLLKIDFLGLRNLTSIDRIVSMIQEETNEVIDIYKIPLDDAKTYELLRRVETTGIFQLESKGMRRLIGDMQMVEFEDIVTVLALFRPGPMDNISTYIKRRFKEEGVTYPHPILEEILEPTNGIIIYQEQIIQIASSFAGYSLGEADLLRRAVSKKNLATLEQERANFVQKATAEGRDIAISNEIYDYIVKFANYGFNRAHSVAYAMVSYWMAYLKANFPKYFISVLTSSVIGSESQMREYVFESNKLGVKIVKPSVNYSTAIFQPEGDTLRFPLLGIKHLGQNTIRDLLEERENGLFTTFFDFIKRTQGILNKRVLESLIYAGALDEFGYSKKAMIDQLEEVMHFSTYGDFIGQEDFIIRDIDEYPYDELEELEKSVIGFNLFINPLLNHQAYIEKHNLLVPSTISDEHLNTEIRLVGVLTSVRQITTKRNQPMAFVTLQDEYVKLSGVLFSRIYEQLQDVVVKGHVFLCKGKVEERKGERQVIVTNLHDLSNKNA; from the coding sequence ATGAATTTTACACATTTGAATATTCAAACGAATTATGCGATGAATGGATCCAACATTCGAATCGAGGAACTCGTACAAACAGCCGTATCCTATGGGTACAGCTGTTTAGCAATTACTGATCCCCACTTATATGGTGCGGTGAAGTTTTATAAAGCCTGTAAAAAACACAATATCAAACCGCTCATTGGACTACGACTAATGGTGGAAGGACTATTTCCCGATTCAACCAATACCCTTTTGGTATATGCAAAAAATCAAAAAGGGTACTCTAATCTCTTAAAATTAGCAAGTATTTCATCACAACGTCCATTAACATTTACGGAGTTAAAACAACGTAATCAAGGAATAATAGGTATTGTTGTTACCGATCAAAGTGAAGTGTATGGTGCGTATCAAAACCAACAAAAACAAGTCATAAATGAGTTTGTCTCGTGGTTGAATACCCATCTAGAAGAGGGGTATGTTGGTTTATCCAAAGATATGGAATTTAATACATATATGAATGGAAAAGTACCATTAGTAGCCATTCCACCAGTACGATATATGCATAAAGAAGATCGGGATGTCATGGATGTATTACGCCAAATATTTAATGTTCAATCACAAGATGTTTTGGGACAGGTTACCAATGCATCATTTACAAGAAAAGAGGATGTACAACGGCAGTTCAAAGGGTTTGACAAAGCGATTGAAACGGCTCATAACATTGCCGAATCTTGTATGATTGAACTTGATTTCAACACAACGCATCTCCCAGCATATCCAATAAAGCAAGAGGTGTCGGCAAAGGATTATTTATCGGCACTTGCACACAAAGGCTTAGCGAAACGCCTACATCAACAATCGGTTGACAAGAAACAATATGTCGATCGATTAAACTATGAGTTATCCGTCATTGATTCCATGGGTTATAATGATTATTTCTTGATTGTTTGGGACTTTGTCCGCTATGCCAAACAACAAGGTGTATTGGTGGGACCTGGACGAGGTAGTGCCGCAGCGAGTTTGGTGTCGTATTGTTTGGGAATCACCAATGTGGATTCCTTGGAATACAACCTTGTATTTGAACGATTTTTAAATCCAGAACGGATTACATTGCCCGATATTGATATGGATTTACCTGATGATAAACGAGATGACATTATTCGCTATGTCCGAGATTTATATGGGATGAATAATGTATCAATGATTTGCACCTTCGGGACTTTTTTATCAAAATCTGCGATCCGTGATACAGCACGCATTTTAGGTGTAGAAGGAATCTTACTTAATCAGATTATCAAAGAAACGAATAATTTCTCCAATATTAAAGACATGATACAGGAATCCACGGTGATTCAAAATATGATGACGCAAAGTCCACAAGCCAAAGAGTTGTTAATGATTGCATCAAAGATTGAAGGACTACACCGTCATGTGTCAACGCATGCAGCGGGAATCATTGTCACTGGTGACGATATGACCAATTACACCGCTGTACAACCGGGGTTACTCGATATGTTCCAAACACAGTACGAGGCAAAAGATTTAGAGAGTCTTGGACTACTTAAAATTGATTTTTTAGGATTACGTAACTTGACATCAATTGATCGCATTGTATCGATGATCCAAGAAGAGACCAATGAAGTAATTGACATTTACAAAATACCACTCGATGATGCGAAAACATATGAACTGTTACGTCGTGTCGAAACAACGGGTATTTTCCAACTGGAATCCAAAGGTATGCGTCGTTTAATCGGTGATATGCAAATGGTGGAGTTTGAAGATATTGTGACAGTTCTAGCGTTATTCCGTCCGGGACCGATGGATAATATATCAACCTATATTAAACGCCGTTTCAAAGAAGAAGGTGTGACCTATCCACATCCTATTCTAGAAGAAATATTGGAACCGACAAACGGGATTATCATCTATCAGGAACAGATTATCCAAATCGCATCCTCGTTTGCAGGGTATTCTTTGGGTGAGGCTGATTTACTACGTCGCGCCGTCAGTAAGAAAAACTTAGCTACGCTGGAACAGGAACGGGCGAACTTCGTCCAGAAAGCTACCGCAGAAGGTCGCGACATTGCCATTAGTAATGAAATCTATGATTACATCGTTAAGTTTGCGAATTATGGATTCAATCGAGCCCATAGTGTAGCCTATGCGATGGTATCGTACTGGATGGCCTATTTAAAAGCGAATTTTCCGAAGTATTTCATCAGTGTCTTAACATCTTCGGTTATCGGTAGTGAATCACAAATGCGGGAGTACGTATTTGAATCGAATAAACTAGGAGTTAAAATTGTAAAACCAAGTGTCAATTACTCCACTGCCATTTTTCAACCAGAAGGAGATACCTTGCGGTTTCCTTTGCTCGGTATTAAACATCTTGGACAAAATACGATTCGTGATTTGTTAGAAGAACGGGAAAACGGCTTGTTTACGACTTTTTTTGATTTTATTAAACGAACCCAAGGAATCTTAAACAAACGTGTATTGGAATCCTTAATCTATGCTGGGGCATTGGATGAATTTGGGTATTCCAAAAAAGCGATGATTGATCAACTAGAAGAGGTTATGCACTTCTCGACATATGGCGACTTTATTGGCCAAGAAGATTTCATCATCCGTGATATCGATGAGTATCCCTATGATGAACTGGAAGAGTTGGAAAAATCAGTGATTGGATTTAATCTTTTTATTAATCCGTTATTAAATCACCAAGCGTACATTGAAAAACATAATCTTTTGGTACCATCCACCATATCCGACGAACACCTGAATACTGAAATTCGCCTTGTTGGTGTCTTAACATCCGTACGTCAAATTACGACGAAACGGAATCAACCAATGGCTTTTGTAACTCTTCAGGATGAATATGTAAAACTGTCTGGCGTCTTGTTTTCACGAATTTATGAGCAACTACAAGATGTCGTCGTTAAAGGACATGTGTTCTTATGCAAAGGGAAAGTGGAAGAACGCAAAGGAGAACGACAAGTAATCGTAACCAATCTCCATGACTTATCAAATAAAAACGCTTAA
- a CDS encoding acetate kinase, producing MKIMAVNAGSSSLKFQLLDMPKETKLVSGVVERIGLQDSIFSMKFNGETHKEIKNIKNHSQAVQMLLSKLVSLHIVSSLDEIQGVGHRVVHGGEMFHDSVIIDDEVIASIESVNDLAPLHNPANITGIKAFKEALPNVPAIAVFDTAFHQTMEPVAYMYSVPYEWYTKYGVRKYGFHGTSHKYVSLRAAAMLDKPLNQTKVIVCHIGNGASLCAVKYGKSMDTSMGFTPLAGIAMGTRSGDIDPAIVQFISEKENKSLDEVISELNKKSGYLGLSGLSSDSRDLWEAVERGDKKSILAVEKQAKMIADYIGAYYLMLGGCDAICFTAGIGENASETRKLVVDRLGALGVELDYEQNLTRGKETVISKPSSNIKLLLIPTNEEVMIARDTLELIG from the coding sequence ATGAAAATTATGGCAGTAAACGCTGGTAGTTCATCATTGAAATTTCAATTATTGGACATGCCTAAAGAAACGAAACTAGTGAGTGGTGTTGTCGAGCGAATCGGACTTCAAGACTCGATTTTCTCGATGAAATTTAACGGGGAAACACACAAAGAAATTAAGAACATCAAGAATCATTCACAAGCGGTTCAAATGCTACTGTCAAAATTGGTATCATTGCACATTGTATCTTCCTTAGATGAGATACAGGGTGTCGGTCATCGCGTTGTTCATGGTGGTGAGATGTTTCATGATTCTGTCATTATTGATGATGAGGTTATCGCTAGTATCGAATCCGTAAATGATTTAGCTCCGCTTCATAATCCAGCGAATATTACCGGTATCAAAGCCTTCAAGGAAGCCTTACCGAATGTACCAGCAATTGCGGTATTTGATACGGCATTCCATCAAACAATGGAACCGGTAGCCTATATGTATAGTGTTCCTTATGAATGGTATACAAAATATGGTGTACGGAAATATGGTTTCCATGGAACCAGTCATAAATACGTCAGTTTACGTGCCGCTGCGATGCTGGATAAACCGTTAAATCAAACCAAAGTCATCGTTTGTCACATCGGTAATGGAGCGTCTTTATGTGCAGTGAAGTATGGAAAAAGCATGGATACATCGATGGGCTTTACTCCTCTTGCAGGAATTGCTATGGGTACTCGTTCAGGGGACATTGATCCCGCGATTGTTCAGTTTATCTCGGAAAAGGAAAATAAATCCTTGGATGAGGTTATTAGTGAATTAAATAAGAAATCGGGATATCTTGGATTAAGCGGATTGTCTAGCGATTCTCGTGATTTATGGGAAGCTGTAGAACGCGGTGATAAGAAGTCGATTCTTGCGGTTGAAAAACAAGCGAAAATGATTGCCGATTACATTGGTGCGTATTATTTAATGCTGGGAGGATGCGACGCCATTTGCTTCACTGCTGGTATTGGTGAAAATGCATCGGAAACACGGAAATTGGTTGTCGATCGACTAGGTGCTCTTGGTGTTGAACTTGATTATGAACAAAATCTTACCCGTGGTAAAGAGACGGTTATATCAAAACCATCATCCAACATTAAACTCTTATTAATACCGACAAATGAAGAGGTTATGATTGCCCGCGACACATTGGAATTAATTGGATAA